A single Anatilimnocola floriformis DNA region contains:
- a CDS encoding HEAT repeat domain-containing protein produces MAVFAGYNPWITKDWKEDEKYATTYHTKVTQLAELRERAPKMPPAEQERLSTELAVEVQREKTIPMRIEIVKTLSAFPTPQARSAIQLAATDPDPYVRRESCVALAKNPDAEALQVLSHTLANDTDTDVKIVAARSLSKFKDQQAAQALAGVVDDNNPALQQTAMDSLRTVTGKDYGYSAKAWREFMQGGSPTPPPPPSIAQRLREDWWWW; encoded by the coding sequence ATGGCAGTCTTTGCCGGCTACAACCCTTGGATCACCAAGGATTGGAAAGAAGACGAAAAGTACGCGACCACGTATCACACCAAGGTCACACAACTCGCCGAGCTGCGCGAACGCGCGCCGAAAATGCCGCCAGCCGAACAAGAACGGCTGAGCACCGAGCTCGCCGTGGAAGTGCAACGCGAAAAAACGATTCCCATGCGGATCGAAATTGTGAAGACGCTGTCGGCCTTTCCCACGCCGCAGGCTCGCAGTGCCATTCAACTCGCCGCGACCGATCCCGATCCTTACGTGCGCCGCGAATCTTGCGTCGCACTGGCCAAGAATCCCGACGCCGAAGCGTTGCAAGTTCTCAGCCATACGCTGGCGAACGATACCGACACCGATGTCAAGATTGTCGCCGCTCGCAGCCTCAGCAAATTTAAAGATCAGCAAGCAGCGCAAGCGCTGGCTGGAGTCGTCGACGATAACAATCCTGCTTTGCAGCAAACCGCCATGGATTCGCTCCGCACCGTGACCGGCAAGGATTACGGCTACAGCGCCAAGGCCTGGCGAGAATTCATGCAAGGTGGTTCACCGACTCCGCCGCCGCCGCCATCGATCGCTCAGCGGTTGCGTGAAGACTGGTGGTGGTGGTAA
- the trxA gene encoding thioredoxin — MSENVLEIDDNNFKTEVLNSDQPVLVDFWAPWCQPCRRIAPMIDDLAKENLGKARVAKVNVDDAQGTAMEYDVQSIPTLIIFRKGQPVQRFTGISSKAHLQEAIDAATA, encoded by the coding sequence ATGAGCGAAAACGTGCTGGAAATCGACGACAACAACTTCAAAACCGAAGTCCTCAACAGCGATCAGCCGGTGCTGGTCGACTTTTGGGCCCCCTGGTGCCAACCTTGCCGCCGCATCGCTCCGATGATCGACGACCTGGCCAAGGAAAACCTCGGCAAAGCCCGCGTGGCCAAGGTCAACGTCGATGATGCTCAGGGCACGGCCATGGAATATGACGTGCAAAGCATTCCGACGCTGATCATTTTCCGCAAGGGTCAACCGGTGCAACGCTTCACCGGCATTTCGAGCAAGGCTCATTTGCAAGAAGCGATCGACGCGGCAACCGCCTAA